Proteins from a genomic interval of Micromonospora sp. NBC_00389:
- a CDS encoding YbaB/EbfC family nucleoid-associated protein has product MLDQVVAAAGKVQEVTTDGAEPVRTSAANGWVEAELGADGRLASLTLDPGLKGLPMERVADAIVEAVNAALDEQQAQGGHGGPSVDLSEMMAQLKQIQEAAVPQMRSFVAAMTSAQQEAAARASR; this is encoded by the coding sequence ATGCTGGACCAGGTGGTCGCCGCCGCGGGCAAGGTGCAGGAAGTAACCACAGACGGTGCCGAGCCGGTCCGAACGAGCGCCGCGAACGGCTGGGTCGAGGCAGAGTTGGGTGCGGATGGACGGCTCGCCTCGCTGACTCTCGATCCGGGGCTGAAAGGACTGCCGATGGAGCGTGTCGCCGACGCGATCGTCGAGGCGGTCAACGCGGCCCTGGACGAGCAGCAGGCTCAGGGCGGCCACGGTGGGCCGTCGGTCGACCTCTCCGAGATGATGGCGCAACTGAAGCAGATCCAGGAGGCAGCCGTTCCGCAGATGCGCTCGTTCGTGGCCGCTATGACCAGTGCCCAGCAGGAAGCCGCCGCTCGCGCGTCACGATAG
- a CDS encoding sensor histidine kinase, with product MHPRLHAVLAEPRVSHAPPRVWRDWALIAVFAPAIVLEGIFRPDLPWRVGCVVVALALLPTLLWRRTEPLAMVAIAFGSTTVGPFVLPGDACQMFTASFLVLLVCALFRWGSGRDAVIGSFFVVAKVAAAGLSGSINGGELVAGFAVMFAAATLGTAIRFRAAARLRELDQVKLLERERLARDLHDTVAHHVSAMAIRAQAGIAASASQPGAAVEALRTIEAEASRALAEMRAMVRVLRRNQPADLWPSPRVADIERLAGRFRTGPAVDVDLRGDLGDLPPTVGSALYRLAQESVTNARRHARHATRIEVSVAADDTSVRLRVSDDGEAGAARPTGSPGFGLVGMMERADLLGGTCEAGPNPDRGWTVTAVLPREGVGA from the coding sequence ATGCACCCTCGCCTGCACGCTGTGTTGGCCGAGCCGCGTGTCTCACATGCCCCGCCCCGTGTGTGGCGCGACTGGGCGTTGATCGCGGTCTTCGCGCCGGCGATCGTGTTGGAAGGGATCTTCAGGCCCGATCTGCCGTGGCGGGTGGGCTGCGTCGTCGTCGCGCTCGCGCTGCTGCCCACGCTCCTGTGGCGGCGTACGGAGCCGCTCGCGATGGTGGCGATCGCGTTCGGCTCCACGACGGTCGGCCCATTCGTGCTGCCCGGCGATGCCTGCCAGATGTTCACGGCGAGCTTCTTGGTCCTACTGGTTTGCGCGCTGTTCCGCTGGGGTTCCGGCCGGGATGCCGTAATCGGTTCGTTCTTCGTGGTGGCCAAGGTGGCCGCCGCCGGCCTGTCCGGCTCGATCAACGGCGGCGAATTGGTCGCCGGCTTCGCGGTGATGTTCGCCGCCGCCACGCTGGGTACCGCGATCCGCTTCCGCGCCGCCGCCCGGCTGCGCGAGCTCGATCAGGTGAAGTTGTTGGAGCGCGAGCGGCTCGCCCGTGACCTGCACGACACGGTGGCCCACCACGTGTCGGCGATGGCGATCCGCGCCCAGGCCGGCATCGCCGCCTCGGCGAGCCAGCCGGGCGCCGCCGTCGAGGCGCTCCGCACAATCGAGGCCGAGGCGTCCCGTGCGCTTGCCGAGATGCGCGCGATGGTCCGCGTCCTGCGCCGCAACCAGCCCGCCGACCTGTGGCCCAGCCCGCGGGTCGCCGACATCGAGCGGCTCGCCGGCCGCTTCCGCACCGGGCCGGCCGTCGACGTGGATCTCCGCGGCGACCTCGGCGACCTTCCGCCCACGGTCGGCTCCGCGCTCTACCGCCTGGCTCAGGAGTCGGTCACCAATGCCCGTCGCCACGCCCGCCATGCCACCCGCATTGAGGTCAGCGTCGCGGCCGACGACACCTCCGTGCGCCTGCGGGTCAGCGACGATGGCGAGGCCGGCGCCGCCCGCCCGACCGGCTCGCCCGGTTTCGGCCTGGTGGGCATGATGGAGCGCGCGGACTTGCTCGGCGGCACCTGCGAGGCCGGCCCCAATCCCGACCGTGGGTGGACCGTCACGGCCGTGCTCCCGCGCGAGGGGGTCGGCGCGTGA
- a CDS encoding DUF2306 domain-containing protein, translated as MTMREWRLPAALILLGLIPMVAGAGRLTELGTGPEVTPANARFVAEPLPVVLHIVGAVVYTILGAFQFVPSLRRRRWHRLAGRVLVPCGLTVALSGLWMTFAYDLPAHDNDVLAGMRLVFGSAMAGAILLGLASALRRDFARHRRWMVRGYAIGLGAGTQAFTHAPYLVATGEQPDGNVRAGLVLAGWLINLAVAEWYLRRPARTTQSRPARQPRAAAR; from the coding sequence ATGACAATGCGCGAGTGGCGGCTACCGGCCGCGTTGATCCTGCTGGGCCTGATACCGATGGTCGCTGGTGCGGGACGGCTTACCGAGCTGGGCACCGGACCGGAGGTCACCCCAGCGAACGCTCGCTTCGTCGCCGAGCCGCTGCCGGTGGTGCTGCACATCGTCGGCGCGGTGGTCTACACGATTCTCGGCGCCTTCCAGTTCGTTCCCAGCCTGCGCCGCCGCCGCTGGCACCGCCTCGCCGGCCGGGTGCTTGTTCCCTGCGGACTGACGGTCGCGCTCTCCGGCCTGTGGATGACCTTCGCGTACGACCTGCCGGCCCATGACAACGACGTGCTCGCCGGCATGCGGCTCGTCTTCGGCTCGGCCATGGCCGGAGCGATCCTGCTCGGCCTCGCCAGCGCGCTACGCCGGGACTTCGCCCGGCACCGCAGGTGGATGGTGCGCGGCTACGCGATCGGCCTCGGCGCCGGCACCCAGGCGTTCACGCACGCGCCGTACCTCGTCGCGACCGGCGAACAGCCCGACGGGAACGTTCGGGCCGGGCTGGTGCTCGCCGGTTGGTTGATCAACCTTGCCGTGGCCGAGTGGTACCTGCGGCGTCCGGCCCGCACAACGCAGTCTCGACCGGCTCGTCAGCCGCGTGCCGCTGCCCGCTGA
- a CDS encoding DNA/RNA non-specific endonuclease — MQFDAGQPGGWNRAVNRRKLQPNTTYVERTTGYTYKTDSKGRVTHFSGRLQLVDGNRNAYQQRVVGKPFRKLTDQGGHLFAHIFRGPGERINLVAMDSNLNLSAWKRMENRWARALDPDHPSPGSGSSPVRVEGRVHYDPNSTSTRPTAFTITEQIDNGPKRTNRFRNP, encoded by the coding sequence GTGCAGTTCGACGCCGGTCAGCCCGGAGGGTGGAACCGGGCGGTGAATCGGCGCAAGCTCCAACCCAACACGACCTACGTCGAACGCACCACCGGCTATACCTACAAGACCGACTCCAAGGGCCGGGTCACGCACTTCAGCGGCCGTCTCCAGCTGGTGGATGGAAACCGCAACGCCTACCAGCAGCGCGTCGTCGGCAAGCCCTTCCGCAAGCTAACCGACCAGGGCGGTCACCTGTTCGCCCACATCTTCCGCGGTCCGGGCGAGCGCATCAACCTCGTGGCGATGGACTCCAACCTCAACCTGTCCGCCTGGAAACGAATGGAGAACAGGTGGGCGCGAGCCCTGGACCCAGACCACCCAAGCCCCGGCTCGGGCTCCAGCCCAGTACGGGTCGAGGGCCGGGTGCACTACGATCCAAACTCAACATCAACCCGGCCCACCGCGTTCACCATCACGGAACAAATAGATAACGGCCCCAAACGCACTAACCGATTCCGCAATCCATGA
- a CDS encoding response regulator transcription factor — protein sequence MTVRVLVADDQEIVRTGLTIILNTQPGIEVVGGAGDGRQAVELAQRLRPDVCLFDIRMPGMDGIEATRALAGPSVPDPLAVVVITTFDLDEYVYAALRAGARGFLLKEAGPDLLSQAVHAAANGDALIAPSVTTRLLKAFADAGPAAPRKQPIEALTDREEQVLVAVARGRTNKEIADELYITLSTVKSLITSLMTKLGVRNRVEVAMWAYENNRRRARW from the coding sequence GTGACGGTGCGCGTGCTCGTGGCGGACGACCAGGAGATCGTCCGTACCGGCCTCACCATCATCTTGAACACTCAGCCCGGCATCGAGGTCGTCGGTGGGGCTGGCGACGGCCGTCAGGCGGTCGAGCTCGCCCAGCGGCTCCGCCCCGACGTGTGTCTCTTCGACATTCGCATGCCAGGCATGGACGGCATCGAGGCCACCCGGGCGCTCGCCGGGCCATCGGTCCCGGATCCGCTCGCGGTGGTCGTCATCACGACCTTCGACCTCGACGAGTACGTGTACGCGGCACTGCGTGCCGGCGCCCGCGGCTTCCTGCTCAAGGAGGCTGGTCCCGACCTGCTCAGCCAGGCCGTGCACGCGGCCGCCAACGGGGACGCGCTGATCGCGCCGAGCGTCACCACGCGGCTGCTGAAGGCGTTCGCCGACGCGGGTCCAGCCGCGCCGCGGAAGCAGCCAATCGAGGCGCTTACCGACCGGGAGGAGCAGGTGCTGGTCGCCGTCGCGCGGGGACGCACCAACAAGGAGATCGCCGACGAGCTCTACATCACGTTGAGCACGGTCAAGTCGCTCATCACCAGCCTGATGACCAAGCTCGGTGTGCGTAACCGGGTCGAGGTGGCGATGTGGGCGTACGAGAACAACCGCAGACGGGCGCGCTGGTGA
- a CDS encoding low temperature requirement protein A, with product MANLLRKRESPQRPTFLELFFDLVYVFALTRIVHELVLDYTRGHVADTLTTSLSENGETLLLLLALWWIWAQTAWTTSRFDPYQPAIQFVVLATMLGSLFLAVAISGALAETGLLFASTYVVIQVGRTLFFVLTVRGHDLRRVNMLALVWFGASAVPWITGAFAPELTRNSLWTLALAIDYVAGRLGWPVPWLGRSKVSPWAVAGEHLAERYWQLVIVALGETILTSGSSLLRGPIVAERTSALALSFLTTVLLWRIYFYRAGQILGEAIAASADPGRLGRLAEFSHLLMVSGILVTSAGSELVLIDPTGHAKPAWVGAILGGPALYLAGRSVFEHVAFARVSRPRPIGILVLAALAPVMVGLPPLGVAAAAAAVLLGVAVSDAIRAHGRPLEQASPSR from the coding sequence GTGGCCAATCTGCTGCGCAAGCGTGAGAGTCCGCAGCGGCCGACCTTCCTGGAACTGTTCTTCGATCTGGTGTACGTCTTCGCGCTCACCCGGATCGTGCACGAGTTGGTGCTGGACTACACCAGGGGTCACGTCGCCGACACGTTGACCACTTCCCTTTCGGAAAACGGCGAGACTCTGCTGCTGCTCCTGGCCCTCTGGTGGATCTGGGCCCAGACGGCCTGGACGACCAGCAGATTCGACCCGTACCAGCCGGCGATCCAGTTCGTCGTCCTCGCGACGATGCTCGGGAGCCTGTTCCTTGCGGTCGCGATATCCGGGGCTCTCGCCGAGACCGGCCTGCTCTTCGCGAGCACGTACGTCGTGATCCAGGTGGGCCGCACCCTCTTCTTCGTACTCACCGTGCGGGGTCACGATCTGCGCCGCGTCAACATGCTGGCGCTCGTCTGGTTCGGCGCGTCGGCCGTGCCGTGGATCACCGGAGCTTTCGCACCAGAGTTGACGCGCAATTCGCTGTGGACGCTGGCCCTGGCGATCGACTACGTGGCGGGCAGGCTCGGCTGGCCGGTTCCGTGGCTGGGTCGCTCGAAGGTGTCCCCGTGGGCCGTCGCGGGCGAGCACCTAGCCGAACGCTACTGGCAGCTCGTCATCGTCGCGCTTGGTGAGACGATCCTGACCTCCGGATCGAGTCTTCTACGCGGTCCGATCGTGGCTGAACGAACATCGGCCCTTGCATTGTCGTTCCTCACCACGGTGTTGCTGTGGCGGATCTACTTCTACCGAGCCGGCCAGATCTTGGGCGAGGCCATCGCGGCATCCGCCGATCCCGGCCGGCTCGGTCGGTTGGCCGAGTTCTCCCACCTGCTCATGGTGTCCGGCATCCTCGTCACCTCAGCCGGTTCCGAACTCGTCCTCATAGATCCAACCGGACACGCCAAACCCGCCTGGGTCGGCGCCATCCTCGGCGGGCCCGCGCTCTACCTCGCCGGGCGCTCCGTATTCGAGCACGTGGCCTTCGCCCGCGTGTCCCGCCCACGGCCGATCGGGATCCTCGTCCTCGCGGCCTTAGCGCCGGTGATGGTCGGCCTGCCGCCACTCGGGGTCGCTGCAGCAGCTGCCGCCGTCCTGCTCGGCGTCGCCGTCTCGGACGCGATCCGCGCCCATGGACGCCCACTAGAGCAAGCCTCGCCATCACGCTGA
- the rox gene encoding rifampin monooxygenase, with amino-acid sequence MFDVIIAGCGPAGAMLAAELRLHDVRVLVLEKETEPVSFVRIVGMHIRSIELMAMRGLLDRILEHGRQRPAGGFFAAINKPAPDLDSAHAYLLGIPQPVIVHLLEEHAIELGAQVRRGCAVAGFEQDDDGVTVELADGEQLRSRYLVGCDGGRSTVRKLLGVDFPGEPSRTETLMGEMEVGVPQEEIAAKVTEIRETNKVFSLGSFGGGVYRVVVPAAGVSDRAEPPTLEDFRQQLRTIAGTDFGVHSPRWLSRFGDATRLAERYRVGRVLLAGDAAHIHPPAGGQGLNLGVQDAFNLGWKLAAQIRGWAPETLLDTYQAERHPVAEDVLDNTRAQMELSSTESGPQAVRRLLTELMDFDEVNRYLIEKITAISIRYDFGEGPDLLGRRLRDIDVKQGHLYGLLHRGRGLLLDRTERLTVGGRSDRVDYLGDPTAVLDVPCVLLRPDGHVAWIGDDQQDLDDHLSRWFGKPAN; translated from the coding sequence ATCTTCGACGTGATCATTGCCGGGTGCGGGCCGGCCGGTGCGATGCTGGCCGCCGAACTGCGGCTGCACGATGTACGGGTTCTCGTCCTGGAGAAGGAAACCGAGCCCGTGTCGTTCGTCCGCATAGTCGGTATGCATATTCGCAGTATCGAGCTGATGGCAATGCGCGGACTGCTGGATCGTATTCTCGAACACGGGAGACAGCGTCCGGCCGGCGGCTTCTTCGCCGCCATCAACAAACCCGCGCCCGACCTGGATTCCGCGCACGCCTATCTGCTGGGCATCCCGCAGCCGGTCATCGTTCACCTGCTCGAAGAACATGCGATCGAACTGGGTGCGCAGGTCCGGCGCGGTTGTGCGGTGGCTGGTTTCGAGCAGGACGACGACGGTGTGACCGTCGAGCTGGCCGACGGGGAACAGCTGCGTTCGCGCTATCTCGTCGGCTGTGACGGCGGGCGCAGTACGGTGCGCAAACTGCTCGGCGTCGACTTCCCCGGCGAGCCCTCGCGGACCGAGACGCTGATGGGCGAGATGGAAGTGGGTGTGCCGCAGGAGGAGATCGCCGCCAAGGTGACCGAAATCCGCGAGACTAATAAGGTATTCAGCCTCGGGTCCTTCGGCGGAGGGGTCTATCGCGTCGTAGTCCCCGCCGCGGGAGTCAGCGATCGCGCGGAACCGCCCACCCTCGAGGATTTCAGACAACAGTTGCGCACCATCGCCGGAACCGATTTCGGCGTGCACTCACCGCGCTGGTTGTCCCGCTTCGGGGATGCCACACGGCTAGCCGAGCGTTATCGGGTCGGGCGGGTGCTGCTGGCCGGCGATGCGGCACACATCCATCCACCCGCCGGCGGACAGGGCCTCAACCTGGGCGTTCAGGACGCATTCAACCTCGGCTGGAAACTGGCCGCACAGATCCGCGGCTGGGCGCCGGAAACACTGCTGGACACCTACCAGGCCGAACGTCATCCGGTCGCCGAGGACGTGCTGGACAACACCCGCGCCCAGATGGAACTGTCGTCCACCGAATCGGGCCCGCAGGCTGTGCGCAGGCTGCTCACCGAACTGATGGACTTCGACGAGGTGAACCGCTATTTGATCGAGAAGATCACCGCGATCAGCATTCGCTACGACTTCGGCGAAGGCCCCGACCTGCTCGGCCGCCGCCTGCGCGACATCGACGTGAAACAGGGCCACCTCTACGGCCTGCTGCATCGCGGCCGCGGCCTGCTGCTGGACCGCACCGAACGCCTGACCGTCGGCGGCCGGTCGGACCGGGTCGATTACCTCGGGGATCCCACTGCGGTACTGGATGTTCCGTGCGTCCTGCTACGCCCCGACGGCCACGTCGCCTGGATCGGCGACGATCAGCAGGACCTGGACGACCACCTCTCCCGCTGGTTCGGCAAGCCCGCGAACTAA
- a CDS encoding WXG100-like domain-containing protein, which yields MGLQLPSELVSILGMLGYDWPTSDEEKLFQLGQLWVEFAPKMEAAGAAALASGSAYWDNNQGEAAQAFQTWWNGADSPANALQQGIPGASLVGAGLMVCAGVVLALKIQVIVQLAILAVQIAQAIATAVATFGASLLEIPVFKMITSLILDQLVGMAVEAVLNG from the coding sequence ATGGGACTGCAGCTACCGAGCGAACTCGTGTCCATCCTCGGCATGCTCGGCTACGACTGGCCCACCTCGGACGAGGAAAAGTTGTTCCAGCTTGGGCAGCTGTGGGTGGAGTTCGCGCCGAAGATGGAAGCAGCGGGTGCCGCTGCCCTCGCCTCAGGCTCGGCCTATTGGGACAACAATCAAGGCGAGGCGGCCCAAGCGTTCCAAACCTGGTGGAACGGCGCCGACAGCCCGGCGAACGCGCTTCAGCAGGGCATCCCCGGGGCCTCGCTTGTCGGGGCCGGGCTCATGGTCTGCGCCGGCGTCGTCCTCGCCCTCAAGATCCAGGTGATTGTGCAGTTGGCGATCCTTGCTGTGCAGATCGCCCAGGCCATCGCGACCGCCGTCGCGACGTTCGGTGCCTCCCTCCTCGAAATCCCGGTCTTCAAAATGATCACCTCGCTGATCCTCGATCAGCTCGTCGGCATGGCCGTCGAGGCGGTGCTCAATGGTTAG
- a CDS encoding glutaredoxin domain-containing protein, producing MLRRWTLTILMAACGVLVAVAQLAAGLPAVGGAELLVFLALALLLSPWAFPRSVDAAEAQRASAADGRPIVYWRPGCRYCLQLRFSLGRLARRAHWVDIWRDPAGAAAVRAVAGGNETVPTVVLGGQAVVNPDRAWLREQFRSS from the coding sequence GTGCTGCGGCGGTGGACTCTGACGATCCTGATGGCGGCGTGCGGTGTGCTGGTGGCGGTGGCGCAACTGGCCGCCGGTTTGCCCGCCGTCGGCGGCGCCGAGTTGCTGGTCTTCTTGGCGCTGGCACTGCTGCTGTCGCCGTGGGCCTTCCCCCGGTCGGTGGACGCCGCCGAGGCGCAGCGGGCCAGCGCGGCGGATGGCCGGCCGATCGTGTACTGGCGACCTGGCTGTCGCTACTGCCTCCAGCTCCGGTTCTCCCTTGGCCGGCTCGCCCGGCGGGCGCACTGGGTGGACATCTGGCGCGATCCGGCGGGTGCTGCCGCTGTCCGGGCGGTGGCCGGCGGCAACGAGACCGTGCCCACCGTCGTGCTCGGCGGTCAGGCTGTGGTGAACCCCGACCGGGCCTGGCTCCGCGAGCAGTTCCGCTCGTCCTGA
- a CDS encoding YciI family protein: MKYLLLSYTPSAAWNAATADTPSEEALAAFAAYQRFEQELIETGEFVSSEGLGHPAVSTTVRRTPTGVVATDGPFVELKEVLASFAVIDVGSQERAVEIVSRMVEALGEPMEIRPIMGEDFAA, translated from the coding sequence ATGAAGTATCTACTGCTCAGCTACACGCCGTCCGCCGCCTGGAACGCCGCGACCGCCGACACCCCGTCGGAGGAGGCGCTGGCCGCGTTCGCCGCGTACCAGCGGTTCGAACAGGAGCTGATCGAGACCGGCGAGTTCGTCAGCAGCGAAGGACTCGGTCACCCGGCGGTCAGCACCACGGTCCGCAGGACCCCGACCGGCGTGGTGGCCACCGACGGCCCGTTCGTTGAGCTCAAGGAGGTTCTGGCCAGCTTCGCGGTGATCGACGTGGGCAGCCAGGAGCGCGCCGTCGAGATCGTCTCGCGGATGGTCGAGGCGCTGGGCGAGCCGATGGAGATCCGGCCGATCATGGGAGAGGACTTCGCGGCATGA
- a CDS encoding peptidase M23 has translation MISTRRWVGTATAILLVATMTSTVPSGAHAAPATDVTTAVRDKLLQEAAVAADPGIRTAGVEDTRVTVTRRDGRAWAFGTAVLVAPHEEGLYPSGWIFVAHQQRGGWQVAFEGEANFTELAAAAPASVVAQRERDAFTAPGTLAANGDFRTGMRLPLALGQSWTLRGGPHGWSGSPRPFSSIDLFGGDQRVLAVRAGTAYTMCKGWIRVVHDRGYTTDYYHLWNNINVDGASVGAGTYLGDTGTDITCGGSASSRHVHLGFRQNSAYVAIATHNLGKWVPREGSTAYEGYALHGSKRVNVGGALYNYGPLGFTEGIIDSNGGTSISRRSGPGTGYGVVGSIADGATAAVACSANGTTHTGRWGTTALWNRLTDGTWIPDAYHYTGAANPVNGWC, from the coding sequence ATGATCAGTACTCGACGCTGGGTCGGTACCGCCACGGCGATCCTGCTCGTTGCCACCATGACCAGCACCGTGCCGAGCGGTGCCCACGCCGCGCCGGCCACCGACGTCACCACCGCCGTACGAGACAAGCTGCTCCAGGAGGCCGCGGTCGCGGCGGACCCGGGAATCCGCACCGCCGGTGTGGAGGACACCCGGGTGACCGTCACCCGCCGGGACGGCCGGGCCTGGGCCTTCGGCACCGCCGTGCTCGTCGCCCCGCACGAGGAAGGGCTCTACCCGTCCGGTTGGATCTTCGTCGCCCACCAGCAGCGCGGCGGCTGGCAGGTCGCCTTCGAGGGCGAGGCCAACTTCACCGAACTGGCCGCGGCCGCGCCTGCCTCCGTCGTCGCTCAACGGGAAAGGGACGCCTTCACCGCCCCCGGCACGTTGGCCGCCAACGGGGACTTCCGCACCGGCATGCGCCTGCCGCTCGCCCTCGGCCAGTCCTGGACCCTCAGAGGTGGCCCGCACGGCTGGTCCGGCTCCCCGCGGCCGTTCAGCTCGATCGACCTGTTCGGCGGTGACCAGCGGGTGCTGGCCGTTCGCGCCGGCACCGCGTACACGATGTGCAAGGGCTGGATCCGGGTGGTCCACGACCGGGGGTACACCACGGACTACTACCACCTCTGGAACAACATCAACGTCGACGGCGCGTCCGTCGGGGCGGGCACCTACCTCGGAGACACCGGCACCGACATCACCTGTGGCGGCTCCGCCAGCAGTCGACACGTACACCTGGGGTTCCGGCAGAACAGCGCGTACGTGGCGATCGCCACCCACAACCTGGGCAAGTGGGTGCCGAGAGAGGGCAGCACGGCCTACGAGGGCTACGCGCTGCACGGCTCGAAGCGCGTCAACGTCGGCGGGGCGCTCTACAACTACGGCCCGCTCGGCTTCACCGAGGGAATCATCGACAGCAACGGCGGCACATCGATCAGTCGACGGTCCGGGCCAGGCACCGGGTACGGCGTCGTCGGCTCGATCGCGGACGGCGCCACGGCGGCCGTGGCCTGCTCGGCGAACGGCACCACCCACACCGGCCGCTGGGGCACCACCGCCCTGTGGAACCGGCTCACCGACGGCACCTGGATCCCCGACGCGTATCACTACACCGGAGCGGCCAACCCGGTCAACGGCTGGTGCTGA
- a CDS encoding DUF998 domain-containing protein: protein MATVAATVPAVRRSSDRLLLAGGLAGPVFFASAVTQMLTREGYDITQHPISQLATGSLGWIQITTFVLAGLGGIALAVGVRRTLTEGTGRRAMPIFVGIFGAGLVAAGVFTMDPEYGFPVGTPDGPVGEMSWHSIAHSAAAAIAFTALAVAAILLTIRHVRRRAALPAVLNGLAALILLMPMSSSHMSIQIAVNGLVAFTWTTVVALSLRRSS, encoded by the coding sequence ATGGCCACCGTCGCCGCCACCGTTCCCGCCGTCCGCCGCTCGTCCGACCGCCTGCTCCTCGCCGGCGGCCTCGCCGGACCGGTCTTCTTCGCCTCGGCCGTGACGCAGATGCTCACCCGGGAGGGCTACGACATCACGCAGCACCCGATCAGCCAGCTGGCCACCGGAAGTCTCGGCTGGATCCAGATCACCACATTCGTGCTCGCCGGCCTCGGCGGGATCGCCCTCGCCGTCGGTGTCCGGCGCACGCTCACCGAGGGCACCGGTCGGCGGGCAATGCCGATCTTCGTCGGGATCTTCGGTGCCGGGCTCGTCGCGGCTGGGGTGTTCACCATGGATCCGGAGTACGGCTTCCCGGTAGGGACCCCTGACGGGCCGGTCGGCGAAATGTCCTGGCACAGCATCGCGCACTCGGCGGCGGCCGCCATCGCCTTCACCGCGCTGGCCGTCGCCGCCATCCTGCTGACCATCCGGCACGTCCGCCGTCGGGCCGCCCTGCCGGCGGTGCTGAACGGCCTCGCCGCGCTCATCCTGCTGATGCCGATGTCGTCGAGCCACATGAGCATCCAGATCGCCGTGAACGGCCTGGTCGCCTTCACCTGGACGACGGTCGTCGCCCTCTCCCTGCGCCGTTCGAGTTGA
- a CDS encoding RNA polymerase sigma factor — MTPDVEHLLRTEAPQVLGALVRRFGHFDIAEDAVQEALLIASRTWTADDVPENPRSWLIRIGYRRMVDLLRTDQARRRRERLAGVSELAMQDPARRARPVLETDESLTLLLLCCHPALSPTSQVALTLRAVGGLTTTEIAHAYGTAENTMGARISRAKQQLVRAGARFTPPTDADRVSRMNAVMQVLYLIFNEGYTASTGDELARVDLTREAIRLARMLRDSLPDDPEVTGLLALMLLTESRRAARTDDDELVPLDEQDRARWDPELIREGTELIDSVWRRREVGTYQLQAAIAAVHAAAASPDRTDWPQIAALYLGLERLSPTAPVRLSRVVAVAHAYGPARGLALLDNLNRVYHLDEEPLTRQRERAIRAHLLEMTGDTAGAAARYREAAALTQNQVEQRYLQRRAHRLG; from the coding sequence GTGACGCCGGATGTCGAGCACCTGCTGCGCACCGAGGCGCCGCAGGTCCTCGGCGCGCTGGTGCGGCGCTTTGGCCACTTCGACATCGCCGAGGACGCGGTACAGGAAGCACTGCTCATCGCCAGCAGGACGTGGACGGCCGACGACGTGCCGGAGAACCCGCGGAGCTGGTTGATCCGGATCGGGTACCGGCGGATGGTCGACCTGCTCCGCACCGACCAGGCTCGACGCCGCCGCGAGCGGCTCGCCGGCGTGAGCGAGCTGGCGATGCAGGACCCGGCCCGACGGGCCCGTCCTGTACTGGAGACCGACGAAAGCCTCACGCTCCTGCTGCTGTGCTGCCACCCAGCGCTGAGCCCCACCTCTCAGGTGGCGCTCACGCTGCGTGCGGTCGGCGGCCTTACGACCACGGAGATCGCACACGCCTACGGGACGGCCGAGAACACCATGGGCGCCCGGATCAGCCGCGCCAAGCAGCAACTGGTCCGCGCCGGCGCCCGGTTCACACCGCCGACTGACGCTGACCGCGTCAGCCGGATGAACGCCGTCATGCAGGTGCTGTACCTGATCTTCAATGAGGGCTACACCGCCTCTACCGGAGACGAACTCGCCCGCGTGGACCTGACCCGTGAGGCGATCCGGCTGGCCCGCATGCTCCGCGACTCCCTGCCGGACGACCCCGAGGTGACCGGGCTGCTAGCCCTGATGCTGCTGACCGAGTCGCGGCGCGCTGCCCGTACCGACGACGACGAGCTGGTGCCGCTGGACGAGCAGGACCGGGCCCGGTGGGATCCCGAGCTTATCCGCGAGGGCACCGAACTGATTGACAGCGTCTGGCGGCGGCGCGAGGTCGGCACGTACCAGCTGCAGGCGGCGATCGCGGCCGTGCACGCCGCGGCCGCGTCGCCGGACCGGACGGACTGGCCACAGATCGCGGCGCTGTACCTGGGTCTCGAACGGCTCAGTCCGACCGCGCCGGTACGGCTGAGCCGGGTGGTCGCAGTCGCGCACGCGTACGGGCCGGCCCGAGGGCTGGCCCTGCTCGACAACCTCAACCGGGTTTACCATCTGGACGAGGAACCGCTGACCCGGCAACGCGAACGCGCGATCCGCGCACATCTGCTCGAGATGACCGGAGACACGGCCGGCGCGGCGGCGCGGTACCGCGAAGCAGCCGCCCTGACCCAGAACCAGGTCGAACAGCGATACCTCCAACGCCGAGCCCACCGGCTCGGCTGA